In one window of Janthinobacterium sp. 1_2014MBL_MicDiv DNA:
- a CDS encoding nucleotide sugar dehydrogenase translates to MSVIAVIGLGYVGLPLVVEFGKLGRTIGFDISVEKVQSCQRGTDPSRELSDQQMAAAVQAEYSSEPQILAEADIIIVAVPTPVDQAHNPDFSPLIGASRTVGQYLKKGATVVYESTVYPGATEEVCIPVLEEVSGLKWMQDFFVGYSPERINPGDRKHMLTNVIKVVSGDTPQTLERVATMYETIVEPGVHRCSSIKAAEACKVIENTQRDLNIALMNELAIIFDKIGIDTSEVLKAAGTKWNFLKFSPGLVGGHCIGVDPYYLTHKAEMLGYHPQVILAGRRINDGMGKYIAEQTIKNMIASGSYIKGARVNVLGLTFKENCADLRNSKVGDVIRELKTYGVEVFVHDPYAEQEEAMHEYGVRLFSWEELPRADAIVAAVSHQQLLDLPVEELQRKLIKSGCFIDVKACFDQQALEEAGIKVWRL, encoded by the coding sequence ATGAGTGTGATTGCCGTGATTGGCCTTGGCTACGTAGGCCTGCCGTTGGTCGTGGAGTTTGGCAAGCTGGGGCGTACCATCGGCTTTGATATTTCCGTCGAGAAGGTTCAGTCTTGCCAGCGCGGCACGGATCCTTCGCGCGAACTGAGCGACCAGCAAATGGCGGCGGCCGTGCAGGCCGAGTATTCGTCCGAGCCGCAGATACTGGCCGAGGCCGATATCATCATCGTTGCCGTGCCTACCCCTGTCGACCAGGCCCACAACCCGGATTTCTCGCCCCTGATCGGCGCCAGCCGCACGGTGGGCCAGTACCTGAAAAAAGGCGCCACCGTCGTGTATGAGTCGACCGTGTATCCGGGCGCGACCGAAGAAGTGTGCATCCCCGTGCTGGAAGAGGTTTCCGGCCTGAAGTGGATGCAGGATTTCTTTGTCGGTTATTCCCCCGAGCGTATCAATCCGGGTGACCGCAAGCATATGTTGACGAATGTCATCAAGGTTGTCTCTGGCGACACGCCGCAGACGCTCGAGCGCGTTGCCACCATGTATGAAACCATTGTCGAGCCAGGCGTGCACCGCTGCTCCAGCATCAAGGCGGCGGAAGCGTGCAAGGTGATCGAAAACACCCAGCGCGACCTGAATATCGCGTTGATGAACGAGCTGGCGATCATTTTCGACAAGATCGGCATCGATACGTCGGAAGTGCTGAAGGCGGCCGGCACCAAGTGGAATTTCCTGAAGTTTTCGCCGGGCCTGGTGGGCGGGCACTGCATCGGCGTCGACCCGTATTACCTGACGCACAAGGCGGAAATGCTCGGCTATCACCCGCAGGTGATCCTGGCAGGGCGCCGCATCAACGATGGCATGGGCAAGTACATCGCCGAGCAAACCATCAAGAACATGATCGCGTCGGGCAGCTACATCAAGGGCGCCCGCGTGAATGTGCTGGGGCTGACGTTCAAGGAAAACTGCGCCGACCTGCGCAACTCGAAGGTCGGCGACGTCATCCGTGAACTGAAGACCTACGGCGTGGAAGTGTTCGTGCACGATCCATATGCGGAACAGGAAGAGGCGATGCACGAGTATGGCGTGCGCCTGTTCAGCTGGGAAGAGTTGCCGCGCGCCGACGCCATCGTGGCGGCCGTGTCGCACCAGCAATTGCTCGACCTGCCCGTGGAAGAGTTGCAGCGCAAGCTGATCAAGAGCGGCTGCTTCATCGACGTCAAGGCGTGTTTCGACCAGCAGGCGCTGGAAGAGGCAGGCATCAAGGTCTGGCGCCTGTAA
- a CDS encoding lipopolysaccharide biosynthesis protein, giving the protein MSASADVKTRAVSAVKWAALGTVTRFVLQMGVQIVLARLLGPEIYGLFAMGLLVMTLSTFLADFGFAWGLVQNQELHDDDIRFAFTWQCLSGAAAMLGLYLLAPWIAAYFKEPRLVPIVCWLSLTCLLSAMTAPSSNLLRRQLNFRWLNIAQILSYVLGYLCVGIPLALLGAGVWTLVSAWLVQALSLLLLTYCRHPHSLRPLLWYAGARRSTHTGGTVFITNLSNWFLNNLDRVFLGRILNAHAVGVYAVGYNLANTPNSLFLSALQPAFLAAGARLQDDVAGLRQAYLSVIAATWIVIGPIFVVLACLAGDLIATLYGDAWRESSRVLTVLALGMPAYVTWGMSTPILWNTGGKHLEALLQMPLIVLAGIALWQFSSLGVVVVAAIASGTLLARALLIGVTACRRLQLGIIDLWPSAWRSVVLMLLAAAGAHGGSLLGHAHGHGPLPALLLGSLGGGGLCLLAGLLHPQLLGRRIVDLLGRFSPPVPARVGVYLRSKCSV; this is encoded by the coding sequence ATGTCCGCCAGCGCTGACGTCAAGACGCGCGCGGTAAGCGCCGTCAAATGGGCAGCGCTCGGCACGGTGACGCGCTTCGTGCTGCAGATGGGCGTGCAGATCGTGCTGGCGCGCTTGCTGGGGCCGGAAATCTACGGCCTGTTCGCCATGGGCTTGCTGGTCATGACACTGAGTACCTTCCTGGCCGATTTCGGCTTTGCCTGGGGCCTCGTGCAAAACCAGGAACTGCATGACGACGACATCCGCTTCGCCTTCACGTGGCAATGCCTGTCCGGCGCGGCCGCCATGCTGGGCCTGTACCTGCTGGCGCCGTGGATCGCCGCCTACTTCAAGGAGCCGCGGCTGGTGCCCATCGTTTGCTGGCTGAGCCTGACATGCCTGCTGAGCGCGATGACGGCGCCCAGCAGCAACCTGCTGCGGCGCCAGCTCAATTTCCGCTGGCTCAATATCGCGCAGATTCTCAGCTATGTGCTGGGCTACCTGTGCGTGGGCATTCCGCTGGCCCTGCTCGGCGCGGGCGTCTGGACCCTCGTCAGCGCCTGGCTGGTGCAGGCGTTGAGCCTGCTGTTGCTGACGTATTGCCGCCACCCCCATTCCTTGCGTCCGCTGCTGTGGTATGCGGGGGCGCGCCGTTCGACGCATACGGGCGGCACCGTCTTCATCACCAATCTGAGCAACTGGTTCTTGAACAACCTGGACCGGGTTTTCCTGGGCCGCATCCTGAATGCCCACGCCGTCGGCGTGTATGCGGTGGGCTACAACCTGGCCAACACGCCCAATTCGCTGTTCCTCAGCGCCTTGCAGCCGGCCTTCCTGGCGGCCGGCGCGCGCCTGCAGGACGACGTGGCGGGCTTGCGGCAGGCCTACCTGTCCGTCATCGCCGCCACCTGGATCGTCATCGGCCCCATCTTCGTGGTGCTGGCCTGCCTTGCCGGCGACCTGATCGCCACCCTGTATGGCGATGCCTGGCGCGAATCGAGCCGCGTGCTGACGGTGCTGGCGCTGGGCATGCCCGCCTATGTCACGTGGGGCATGTCGACGCCCATACTGTGGAATACGGGCGGCAAGCACCTGGAGGCGCTGCTGCAGATGCCGCTGATCGTGCTGGCGGGTATCGCACTCTGGCAGTTTTCCAGCCTCGGCGTGGTGGTGGTGGCCGCCATCGCGTCCGGCACCTTGCTGGCGCGCGCGCTGCTGATCGGCGTGACGGCGTGCCGGCGCTTGCAGCTGGGCATTATCGACCTGTGGCCCAGCGCCTGGCGCTCCGTCGTGCTGATGCTGCTGGCGGCGGCCGGTGCGCATGGCGGGTCGCTGCTGGGGCATGCGCATGGCCACGGGCCGTTGCCGGCCTTGTTGCTCGGTTCATTAGGCGGCGGCGGCCTGTGCCTGCTGGCCGGCTTGCTTCATCCACAATTGCTGGGACGGCGCATCGTCGACCTGCTTGGACGCTTCAGTCCGCCGGTGCCGGCACGGGTCGGTGTTTATCTTCGTAGTAAATGTTCAGTATGA
- a CDS encoding DUF354 domain-containing protein, translating into MRIWFELTNSPHINMFGAMIRELEREHEVVITCRPLANTVELLDLHGFKYTVVGKHYGGQLSAKLFGFPVRVYQLCRFLSGKKIDVAISQSSFHSPVVARLMGIRSIYMNDNEHAVGNIPAFLFANSIMVPEFLGMDKLKKQWANPRKVLHYPGVKEGIYLWELDQRLGAKAVQQRAGRARPVVYIRPEPWTAQYYKGSRNFLDELLLGMKDRVDIVLLPRGKEQGVHYQDPKFAGVRVVTTALDIADIAPDCDLFIGAGGTMTREMAVLGIPTISVYQDALLDVDRHLLEVGAFEHWPDLTAAQALAYLDSATQKPPNRSLLEKGRAAYELVKRQLVKG; encoded by the coding sequence ATGCGTATCTGGTTTGAACTGACCAACTCGCCGCACATCAATATGTTTGGGGCCATGATCCGCGAACTGGAACGCGAGCACGAGGTCGTGATCACGTGCCGGCCGCTGGCCAACACGGTCGAGCTGCTCGACTTGCATGGCTTCAAGTACACGGTGGTGGGCAAGCATTATGGCGGCCAGCTGTCGGCCAAGCTGTTTGGTTTCCCCGTGCGCGTCTACCAGCTGTGCCGCTTTCTGAGTGGCAAGAAGATCGACGTGGCGATCTCGCAGAGTTCCTTCCATTCGCCGGTGGTGGCGCGCCTGATGGGTATCCGTTCCATCTACATGAACGATAACGAACATGCGGTAGGCAATATTCCCGCGTTTTTATTCGCCAACAGCATCATGGTGCCGGAGTTTCTCGGCATGGATAAATTGAAGAAGCAATGGGCCAATCCGCGCAAGGTCCTGCACTATCCGGGCGTCAAGGAAGGGATCTATCTGTGGGAACTGGACCAGCGCCTCGGCGCCAAAGCGGTGCAGCAGCGGGCCGGGCGGGCGCGGCCCGTGGTGTATATCCGTCCGGAACCCTGGACGGCCCAGTATTACAAGGGCAGCCGCAATTTTCTTGATGAGTTGCTGTTGGGCATGAAAGACCGGGTCGATATCGTGTTATTGCCGCGTGGAAAAGAGCAGGGCGTGCATTACCAGGATCCCAAGTTTGCCGGCGTGCGCGTGGTCACCACCGCGCTCGATATCGCCGATATCGCGCCCGACTGCGACCTGTTCATCGGCGCCGGCGGCACCATGACGCGCGAGATGGCTGTGCTGGGCATTCCCACCATTTCCGTCTACCAGGATGCCTTGCTCGATGTCGACCGCCACCTGCTGGAAGTGGGCGCCTTCGAGCACTGGCCCGACTTGACAGCCGCGCAGGCGCTGGCTTACCTGGACAGCGCCACGCAGAAACCGCCGAATCGCAGCCTGCTGGAAAAGGGCCGCGCCGCATATGAGCTGGTCAAGCGGCAGCTCGTCAAAGGCTAA
- a CDS encoding glycosyltransferase family 4 protein, translating into MMSSSPLCVMIGPGPQSQGGIASVVRVYAEAGLFADGEVCMLPSFSEGGKTHKLGVAALALLQYAGLLMRGKGAVLHIHVASDASFWRKSIFIWMASLARRKIIFHLHSGGFGRFIDNLAGWQRRYAIATIRRSSQLLCLSTPAQNWLKQIAPELPLRLWPNPVPACLFEDNEDHMAREPVVLFLGALLPAKGVAELLQAFATLHAADPSAQLVLAGSGPDLAALQAQAAELHIQDNVHFPGWIDAQEKAGWLRQARVLTLASHVEGQPMVLLEAMASGTAVLSTTVGGIPDLIEHGVHGLLVPAHDTAALTAELLRLWGDEALRKRLIQAARAHVSERHHALQVNTALMQLYRQLATPAAAPP; encoded by the coding sequence ATGATGAGTTCTTCCCCCTTATGCGTCATGATCGGTCCCGGACCACAATCCCAGGGTGGCATCGCCAGCGTCGTCCGCGTCTATGCGGAAGCAGGCCTGTTCGCAGACGGCGAAGTATGCATGTTGCCCAGTTTCAGCGAAGGCGGCAAAACCCACAAGCTGGGCGTGGCGGCACTCGCCCTGCTCCAGTATGCCGGCTTGCTAATGCGCGGCAAGGGGGCGGTACTGCACATTCATGTCGCCTCCGATGCCAGCTTCTGGCGCAAGTCGATCTTTATCTGGATGGCCTCCCTGGCCAGGCGCAAGATCATCTTTCACCTGCACAGTGGCGGTTTTGGCCGCTTCATAGACAATCTCGCGGGATGGCAGCGGCGCTACGCCATTGCCACCATCCGTCGCAGCAGTCAGTTGCTATGCCTGTCCACGCCGGCCCAGAACTGGCTGAAGCAGATAGCACCGGAGTTGCCGCTACGCCTGTGGCCCAATCCCGTGCCGGCATGCTTATTTGAGGACAACGAAGATCATATGGCACGTGAACCCGTTGTGTTGTTTTTGGGCGCACTGCTGCCAGCCAAGGGCGTCGCGGAATTGCTGCAGGCCTTCGCCACCCTGCATGCGGCAGATCCCTCTGCGCAACTGGTACTCGCCGGCAGCGGGCCGGATCTGGCGGCGTTGCAAGCGCAGGCTGCCGAGCTCCACATACAGGATAACGTGCATTTCCCCGGCTGGATCGATGCACAGGAAAAGGCCGGCTGGCTGCGCCAGGCTCGCGTCTTAACGCTGGCGTCCCACGTCGAGGGACAACCGATGGTCTTGCTGGAAGCCATGGCCAGCGGAACGGCAGTACTGAGTACCACGGTCGGCGGCATTCCCGACTTGATCGAGCACGGCGTGCATGGCCTGCTAGTCCCGGCACACGACACGGCGGCACTTACGGCCGAACTGCTGCGTTTATGGGGCGATGAGGCCTTGCGCAAGCGCTTGATTCAGGCAGCGCGTGCGCACGTCAGCGAGCGGCACCACGCGCTGCAGGTCAATACCGCGCTGATGCAGCTCTACCGGCAGCTGGCGACACCTGCGGCAGCGCCCCCCTGA
- a CDS encoding glycosyltransferase: MDTQATVTTPGRVRLLQLVPEPLPTFRADVAVLFGRYLPRLGIDCDLVGKPGGVANDEVTAFSRVRTGSARGGRLRRELSYLGTYLGALLKAKRTQCDVIQVRDMVSIGVLGLLIARCKGIPFAYWVSFLMCEARIARARAQLAAHGGLRNRLVLLKGLIEERILYRVVLPHARHVFVQSDAMLQMMLQKGIRRERLSAVPMGVDTQSLSGMQVDARRPPDWQDGPLIAYLGTLDASRQIERMIDALALVRPRIPAARLLLIGASALPADTDRLLAHASSLGLADAVRITGWLPSQQAWTLLASADAAVSYFPRGLIHDVCSPTKLMEYLALAMPVVANDNPDQVRVLRDSGAGWLVDSSTEAMAQGLLDILHDIPAAKARSAAGPGYIASHRSYQVIANDVAAEYRQLAAR; the protein is encoded by the coding sequence ATGGATACGCAAGCGACTGTGACAACGCCGGGCAGGGTGCGACTCCTGCAACTGGTGCCTGAACCGCTTCCCACCTTCCGCGCCGACGTCGCGGTGTTGTTTGGCCGCTATCTGCCGCGTCTCGGCATCGATTGCGACCTGGTGGGCAAGCCGGGCGGCGTGGCCAATGATGAGGTCACGGCATTTTCCCGTGTCCGCACCGGTAGCGCCCGTGGCGGCCGCTTGCGCCGGGAGCTGTCATATCTCGGCACCTATCTTGGCGCCTTGCTGAAGGCGAAGCGGACTCAGTGTGATGTGATCCAGGTGCGCGACATGGTTTCGATTGGCGTGCTGGGCCTGCTGATCGCCCGCTGCAAGGGCATCCCCTTTGCGTACTGGGTATCGTTCCTCATGTGCGAAGCGCGGATTGCCCGGGCGCGCGCGCAATTGGCGGCGCATGGCGGCTTGCGCAATCGCCTGGTACTGTTGAAGGGGCTGATAGAGGAGCGCATCCTGTATCGCGTTGTGCTGCCACACGCTCGGCATGTTTTCGTGCAGAGCGATGCGATGCTGCAGATGATGTTGCAGAAGGGCATACGCAGGGAGCGCCTGAGCGCCGTGCCCATGGGCGTGGATACCCAATCGTTGTCAGGCATGCAGGTGGATGCCCGGCGTCCGCCCGATTGGCAGGATGGTCCCCTGATTGCCTATCTTGGCACGCTCGATGCGAGCCGGCAGATCGAACGCATGATCGATGCGCTGGCGCTTGTGCGCCCCCGGATCCCTGCGGCACGGCTGTTGCTGATCGGGGCGTCGGCCTTGCCGGCCGACACTGACCGCCTGCTCGCGCATGCCAGTAGCCTGGGACTGGCCGATGCCGTGCGCATAACGGGGTGGCTGCCATCGCAGCAAGCCTGGACTTTGCTGGCCAGTGCCGATGCGGCTGTCTCGTATTTCCCCCGCGGCCTTATTCATGACGTATGCTCTCCCACCAAACTGATGGAGTACCTGGCCCTGGCGATGCCTGTCGTGGCCAACGACAATCCGGACCAAGTGCGTGTATTGCGCGACAGCGGCGCTGGCTGGCTGGTGGATAGTTCGACTGAAGCGATGGCGCAGGGCTTGCTGGATATTTTGCACGATATTCCCGCCGCGAAAGCGCGCTCCGCCGCGGGGCCCGGATATATCGCATCGCACCGCAGCTACCAGGTGATCGCCAACGATGTTGCCGCAGAATATCGCCAACTTGCGGCACGCTGA
- a CDS encoding heparinase II/III domain-containing protein, translating to MKAAKRTLLCSAAWLLFPYSHYAHADWAQSTDAMVVRPAPFNMDVQVQNPPSFTWARHPTNFTSYTLEIRSGTTVVRTYTSTRNWYLPSKALPAGTYTWRVRPTSGTDWSADRAFVISASSIPFELPENADLRAAILKKPRPRGLQANLPLASAWPADIKAERSLALLSLTNEVTRQATALAYPRDSDWTLKLSADKVVTAAFASQMTSIRTAINLNTRQLTAASLMYRLTGEQRFLNEALSRGDALAALSPSGPTSYLNQDQGSRATSLALVRAVDSLGSALDPARKAVWLNVVKLRVIDFYNDMTSNNGRIDNYPYDSHAGSNLGYLALISSLSLGDIPEADKWFDFSVRYLASSLMIWSGPEGGFSEGTAYAEFTADNALQIWPGLEQATGINLFNKPWSAGLARFFMHFVPPGAKNHLFGDGQEIEPVYRFQKAFVARYATPEAAWYVKNINGTEDALSLLQAPYPLPVNTVTAAPRPPANGALYPSIGWAAMHSDLNNLQRTSVYFKSSPYGSVSHSHGNQNGFVLTSAGVPLLSETGWYDWFGSPMHTSWYRQTKSTNALTFDGGVGQVVEGFREPKIYNGTITAFSTTPALDFVQGDATMAYAGALSSVVRQVWYLRSSDAVIVRDKASSATKRTFEWNFHALAPILRDAAGKVSISNQGRSVCVKPIGATAVRFEKRTGPPPRAGTYEDHAVFLNEVPATSVDFLMLLDVGCKNPAVTVTPTATGRQVTVGTQSVLVVN from the coding sequence ATGAAAGCCGCTAAACGCACTTTGTTGTGCAGCGCAGCCTGGTTGCTGTTTCCTTATTCGCATTACGCGCATGCAGACTGGGCACAATCGACCGATGCCATGGTCGTGCGGCCTGCACCGTTCAATATGGATGTCCAGGTACAGAATCCACCGAGCTTTACGTGGGCACGTCACCCGACCAATTTTACCTCCTACACGCTGGAGATACGTTCGGGGACAACCGTGGTGCGCACCTACACGAGCACGCGCAACTGGTATCTGCCGAGCAAAGCGCTGCCGGCTGGCACTTACACCTGGCGCGTCCGTCCGACAAGTGGCACGGATTGGTCCGCCGACCGCGCCTTTGTGATCAGTGCATCGTCGATTCCATTTGAATTGCCGGAAAATGCCGACTTGCGGGCCGCGATTCTGAAGAAACCGAGACCGCGCGGCTTGCAGGCGAACCTGCCGCTGGCCAGCGCCTGGCCGGCGGATATCAAGGCCGAGCGCAGCTTGGCATTGCTCAGCTTGACCAACGAGGTCACGCGACAGGCTACAGCCCTGGCCTATCCTCGCGATAGCGACTGGACCTTGAAACTGTCTGCGGATAAAGTGGTCACGGCCGCCTTTGCCAGCCAGATGACGTCGATTCGGACAGCGATCAATTTGAATACGCGGCAGTTGACGGCGGCCTCGCTCATGTATCGCCTGACGGGCGAGCAGCGTTTCCTGAATGAGGCGCTGAGCCGTGGCGATGCACTGGCGGCTCTCAGCCCATCAGGCCCGACAAGTTATCTGAACCAGGACCAGGGCAGCCGCGCCACGTCCCTGGCACTGGTGCGTGCCGTGGACAGTCTGGGTTCCGCGCTCGATCCGGCGCGCAAGGCGGTGTGGTTGAATGTGGTCAAGCTGCGCGTCATTGATTTTTACAATGACATGACATCGAATAATGGCCGCATTGACAATTATCCGTATGATTCGCATGCCGGTTCGAATCTGGGCTATCTGGCGCTGATCTCCTCCCTGTCCCTGGGCGATATTCCCGAGGCCGACAAGTGGTTTGACTTCTCGGTACGCTATCTGGCCAGTTCCCTGATGATCTGGAGCGGCCCGGAAGGTGGTTTTTCTGAAGGTACCGCCTATGCCGAATTTACAGCCGATAATGCTTTGCAAATCTGGCCCGGCCTGGAGCAGGCTACCGGCATCAATCTGTTCAACAAGCCCTGGTCGGCTGGCCTGGCACGGTTTTTCATGCATTTCGTGCCGCCGGGAGCCAAAAACCATCTTTTCGGCGATGGACAGGAAATCGAACCGGTCTACCGCTTCCAGAAGGCTTTTGTCGCCCGCTATGCCACGCCGGAAGCGGCATGGTATGTGAAGAATATAAACGGTACGGAGGATGCCTTGAGCTTGCTGCAGGCGCCGTACCCGCTGCCCGTGAATACCGTGACCGCCGCGCCGCGCCCTCCCGCCAACGGCGCCTTGTATCCGAGTATTGGCTGGGCCGCGATGCATAGCGACTTGAATAATCTGCAGCGTACGTCCGTATACTTCAAATCCAGTCCGTATGGCTCGGTATCCCACAGCCATGGCAACCAGAATGGTTTCGTGTTGACCAGCGCAGGCGTTCCTTTGCTGAGCGAAACAGGCTGGTATGACTGGTTCGGGTCGCCGATGCATACCAGCTGGTATCGCCAAACCAAGTCCACGAATGCGCTGACATTTGACGGCGGGGTGGGGCAGGTCGTGGAAGGGTTCCGCGAACCGAAGATTTACAACGGCACGATTACCGCCTTTTCAACGACCCCGGCACTCGACTTCGTGCAGGGGGACGCGACGATGGCGTATGCCGGCGCCCTCAGCTCCGTCGTACGCCAGGTCTGGTATTTGCGCAGCAGCGATGCGGTCATTGTGCGCGATAAGGCGAGTTCGGCCACCAAGCGTACGTTTGAATGGAATTTCCACGCCTTGGCCCCGATACTGCGCGATGCGGCAGGAAAGGTCTCCATTTCGAATCAGGGACGTTCCGTTTGCGTCAAGCCCATCGGAGCGACTGCCGTGCGTTTCGAAAAAAGAACGGGGCCGCCGCCACGGGCCGGCACCTACGAGGACCATGCCGTATTCCTGAACGAAGTGCCCGCCACCAGTGTGGATTTTCTGATGCTGCTCGATGTCGGCTGCAAGAATCCGGCCGTGACGGTGACTCCCACTGCCACCGGACGTCAGGTTACCGTCGGCACACAGAGCGTGCTGGTTGTGAACTGA
- a CDS encoding glycosyltransferase family 2 protein, giving the protein MLCSVIIPLYNKEQYITSAIASVLAQSHQDFEIVVVDDGSIDGGAAMVEAIGDPRIRLIRQANGGVSRARNTGIAAARGDLVCFLDADDWYGPAFLAVLVAMYQRYPAGSFFSTSFLCMTDPADGQLDTDAGAHFSALENFYEYRAAHGVFYCTNSIAVPRAALQSMPQCFPEGDHFGEDQDLWFRLAERLQLVFCPAKLVAYRMDVAGSLCTVYDLRVMPRVFSRLEERALQLPVDNPSRRPALRIVADAYVGVARYALQDGRRADAFAALRRAARHAVNLRWLVTLIMCSVGNGSLLKRWELWREMRMRS; this is encoded by the coding sequence ATGTTGTGTTCGGTCATTATTCCTCTGTATAACAAGGAGCAATATATAACCTCTGCCATTGCTTCCGTTTTGGCGCAAAGTCATCAGGATTTTGAAATTGTCGTAGTGGACGATGGTTCCATTGATGGCGGCGCCGCCATGGTGGAGGCGATCGGCGACCCGCGGATTCGTTTGATCCGGCAGGCCAATGGCGGTGTTTCGCGCGCGCGCAATACCGGTATCGCCGCCGCGCGCGGCGACCTGGTGTGCTTCCTCGACGCCGATGACTGGTATGGCCCGGCATTCCTGGCGGTTCTGGTGGCGATGTACCAACGCTATCCTGCAGGCAGTTTTTTTTCCACCTCGTTCCTGTGCATGACGGATCCCGCGGATGGCCAACTCGATACCGATGCGGGCGCGCACTTTTCCGCGCTGGAGAATTTTTACGAATACCGCGCCGCCCATGGCGTTTTCTATTGCACCAATTCAATCGCAGTGCCTCGCGCAGCCTTGCAGTCCATGCCACAGTGTTTTCCGGAGGGCGATCATTTCGGCGAGGATCAGGACTTATGGTTTCGCTTGGCCGAGCGTCTGCAACTGGTCTTTTGTCCTGCCAAGCTGGTTGCGTACCGGATGGATGTCGCCGGCAGCCTGTGTACCGTGTACGACCTGCGGGTCATGCCGCGCGTGTTTTCCCGACTGGAGGAGCGCGCCTTGCAATTACCTGTTGACAATCCTTCAAGGCGGCCGGCATTACGTATCGTTGCCGATGCATACGTTGGCGTTGCCAGATATGCATTGCAGGATGGACGCCGTGCCGATGCCTTTGCCGCGCTGCGCAGGGCGGCCCGCCATGCGGTTAATTTGCGATGGTTGGTTACATTGATTATGTGTTCGGTAGGCAATGGTTCTCTGCTGAAACGATGGGAATTGTGGCGGGAAATGCGGATGCGTAGCTAA
- a CDS encoding O-antigen ligase family protein — protein sequence MIEFIVGLVVLIAAIVVVAGVALSAHWGQKRELGLVQYIAYPILLTYALSMLLSGRDLAFPDDVLAIVVNKSPILVWIGRFTSIFLIFACGERIVRRLLSTDVKPLPGMLIFAFWAFFISNTLSPAFFGQYFYLSHEFLYALLACQAALFANTKADVDAMTVVLRNALYALLVASAACIVWKHGLVLSTNYHGLIPGLKLRYAGLTSHANSLGPLCVLFMLCLWYQPLKNRWLMRFGWAMGIISLILTQSKTSWIAFVLSVVVLAWYSRRDEIHARIQDFRRPHLPVLLVLALMFCGASMLVIFMFGGAGDKIARFFTTRDGAELMTFMGRDQIWQVAIEEWRKYPVFGYGLNIFDEAFRNSVGMPYATHAHSQFFQSLSSAGSIGAAGLVFYTFVIAYFVARTVRASQGLSLALFILLICKSISEVPLSMASLGPDLPIHMLQLAVLVRYYVPAGQALRDQASQRRHAMEGELS from the coding sequence ATGATTGAATTTATCGTCGGCTTGGTGGTGTTGATCGCCGCAATCGTGGTGGTCGCGGGCGTCGCCCTCAGTGCGCATTGGGGGCAAAAACGGGAACTGGGCTTGGTGCAGTACATTGCCTATCCGATTTTGCTCACCTATGCATTGTCCATGTTGTTATCGGGCAGAGACCTTGCCTTTCCCGATGACGTGCTGGCGATCGTCGTCAACAAGAGTCCCATACTTGTATGGATAGGCCGTTTTACCTCCATCTTTCTGATTTTTGCCTGCGGCGAACGGATAGTGCGGCGCTTGCTGAGCACCGATGTCAAACCTTTGCCGGGCATGTTGATATTTGCATTCTGGGCATTCTTTATCAGTAATACGTTGAGCCCGGCATTTTTTGGCCAGTATTTTTACCTTTCGCACGAGTTTCTGTATGCCTTACTCGCTTGTCAGGCCGCATTGTTCGCCAATACCAAGGCCGATGTCGATGCCATGACGGTCGTGCTGCGCAACGCCCTGTATGCCTTGCTGGTGGCCAGCGCCGCCTGCATCGTCTGGAAGCATGGACTTGTTCTAAGCACCAACTATCACGGATTGATTCCCGGGCTGAAGCTGCGCTATGCGGGCTTGACCAGCCATGCGAACAGCCTGGGGCCGTTATGCGTGCTGTTCATGCTGTGCCTGTGGTACCAGCCGCTGAAAAATCGCTGGCTGATGCGTTTTGGCTGGGCCATGGGCATCATCAGCCTGATCCTGACGCAATCGAAGACCAGCTGGATTGCCTTTGTTCTGTCTGTCGTGGTCTTGGCCTGGTATAGCCGGCGCGATGAAATCCACGCGCGCATCCAGGACTTCCGCCGTCCTCACCTGCCTGTCCTGCTGGTCCTGGCGCTGATGTTCTGCGGTGCCTCGATGCTGGTCATCTTCATGTTTGGCGGCGCGGGTGACAAAATCGCCCGCTTCTTCACGACACGCGACGGCGCCGAACTGATGACCTTCATGGGGCGCGACCAGATATGGCAGGTGGCGATCGAAGAGTGGCGCAAGTATCCCGTCTTCGGCTATGGCCTGAATATTTTTGACGAGGCATTCCGTAACAGTGTCGGCATGCCCTATGCGACACATGCTCATAGTCAATTTTTCCAGAGCCTGTCGAGCGCTGGCAGCATCGGGGCCGCCGGGCTCGTGTTCTACACCTTTGTGATTGCGTATTTTGTCGCCAGGACCGTGCGGGCAAGCCAGGGTTTGTCGCTGGCGCTTTTTATTTTGCTCATTTGCAAATCGATCAGCGAGGTGCCGCTGTCCATGGCCAGCCTGGGGCCTGACTTGCCCATTCATATGCTGCAGTTGGCCGTCCTGGTGCGTTACTACGTTCCTGCTGGCCAGGCGCTGCGCGATCAGGCGTCGCAACGGCGCCACGCCATGGAAGGAGAGTTATCGTAA